From one Streptomyces mobaraensis genomic stretch:
- a CDS encoding Uma2 family endonuclease: MSLDEVYRHLREYRDELVPPPGFAQPEISGGQILMMTSPSRAHDLNALRIRRQLDSQLTGDLVAVNLGDVEDVSLGKLRRPDVLVVPESAFEADSSAEDARGIDPHVARLVVEIVSPTSPENDYEGKLRDYPAMGVPHYLIVDPRQGACVHHWHIGVRNGVPVYEGTAPYTFGDKITLGEWTLDTSELRRYRPESA, translated from the coding sequence GTGAGCCTTGACGAGGTCTACCGGCACCTCCGCGAGTACCGAGATGAACTCGTGCCGCCACCGGGGTTCGCCCAGCCGGAGATCAGCGGCGGACAGATCCTCATGATGACGAGCCCGTCCCGGGCCCATGACCTCAACGCCCTGAGGATCCGCCGCCAGCTCGACTCCCAGCTCACCGGAGACCTCGTCGCCGTCAACCTGGGGGACGTCGAGGACGTGTCCCTCGGCAAGCTCCGGCGCCCGGACGTACTCGTCGTCCCGGAGTCGGCCTTCGAGGCCGACAGCAGCGCGGAGGACGCGCGGGGCATCGACCCCCATGTCGCCCGGCTCGTCGTGGAGATCGTCTCCCCCACCAGCCCGGAGAACGACTACGAGGGCAAGCTGCGGGACTATCCGGCCATGGGCGTGCCGCACTACCTGATCGTGGACCCGCGCCAAGGCGCGTGCGTCCACCACTGGCACATCGGTGTCCGCAACGGCGTCCCCGTATACGAGGGCACGGCTCCTTACACCTTCGGCGACAAGATCACCCTTGGTGAGTGGACTCTCGACACAAGCGAACTGCGCCGCTACCGGCCGGAGAGCGCGTAG